From a region of the Balaenoptera acutorostrata chromosome 14, mBalAcu1.1, whole genome shotgun sequence genome:
- the HDDC2 gene encoding 5'-deoxynucleotidase HDDC2 isoform X1 → MAAPISGRGARNLLQFLRLVGQLKRVPRTGWVYRNVQKPESVSDHMYRMAIMALVTKDEHLNKDRCVRLALVHDMAECIVGDIAPADNIPKEEKHRREEEAMKQLTQLLPEDLRKELYELWEEYETQSSAEAKFVKQLDQCEMILQASEYEDLENKPGRLQDFFNSTAGKFSHPEIAQLVSELEAERNANIAAAAGEPHS, encoded by the exons ATGGCTGCGCCCATCTCGGGTCGCGGGGCCCGGAACCTGCTGCAGTTCCTGCGGCTGGTGGGGCAGCTCAAG AGAGTCCCACGTACTGGCTGGGTGTACAGAAATGTCCAGAAGCCAGAGAGCGTATCAGATCACATGTATAGGATGGCAATTATGGCTCTGGTGACCAAAGATGAACATCTTAACAAAGACCG ATGTGTACGCCTAGCCCTGGTTCATGATATGGCAGAATGCATCGTTGGGGACATAGCACCAGCAGATAACAtccccaaagaagaaaaacataggcGAGAAGAG GAAGCTATGAAGCAGCTAACCCAGCTCCTCCCAGAGGATCTCAGAAAAGAGCTCTACGAACTCTGGGAA GAATATGAGACCCAATCTAGTGCAGAAGCTAAATTTGTGAAGCAGCTGGACCAATGTGAAATGATTCTTCAGGCATCTGAATATGAAGACCTTGAGAACAAACCTGGGAGACTGCAGGACTTCTTCAATTCCACAGCAG GAAAATTCAGTCACCCTGAGATAGCCCAGCTTGTTTCTGAACTTGAGGCAGAAAGAAACGCTAACATAGCTGCCGCCGCCGGTGAGCCGCACTCGTGA
- the HDDC2 gene encoding 5'-deoxynucleotidase HDDC2 isoform X2 encodes MAAPISGRGARNLLQFLRLVGQLKRVPRTGWVYRNVQKPESVSDHMYRMAIMALVTKDEHLNKDRCVRLALVHDMAECIVGDIAPADNIPKEEKHRREEEAMKQLTQLLPEDLRKELYELWEEYETQSSAEAKFVKQLDQCEMILQASEYEDLENKPGRLQDFFNSTAAPLPLP; translated from the exons ATGGCTGCGCCCATCTCGGGTCGCGGGGCCCGGAACCTGCTGCAGTTCCTGCGGCTGGTGGGGCAGCTCAAG AGAGTCCCACGTACTGGCTGGGTGTACAGAAATGTCCAGAAGCCAGAGAGCGTATCAGATCACATGTATAGGATGGCAATTATGGCTCTGGTGACCAAAGATGAACATCTTAACAAAGACCG ATGTGTACGCCTAGCCCTGGTTCATGATATGGCAGAATGCATCGTTGGGGACATAGCACCAGCAGATAACAtccccaaagaagaaaaacataggcGAGAAGAG GAAGCTATGAAGCAGCTAACCCAGCTCCTCCCAGAGGATCTCAGAAAAGAGCTCTACGAACTCTGGGAA GAATATGAGACCCAATCTAGTGCAGAAGCTAAATTTGTGAAGCAGCTGGACCAATGTGAAATGATTCTTCAGGCATCTGAATATGAAGACCTTGAGAACAAACCTGGGAGACTGCAGGACTTCTTCAATTCCACAGCAG cCCCACTACCTCTGCCCTAG